DNA sequence from the Cronobacter turicensis z3032 genome:
AATAGGGTAATCCGTCATTAAGCCAGTCAAGGTAACGCAAGCATGAACGCTGCCATTTTCCGCTTCTTTTTTTACTTTAGCGCCTGAATCAGAGGGGCTTTGCGCGTAAGAAAAGAAACGGAAAATCAACGCCAGAAGCCTCCATCAGGAGGCTTTTTTTATATCTGCCATTTATGGGTCTGTTTCAAGTGGCAGGCGACACAACGCGCAGTCGGCTTACGCTGGCGCCAGGCGTGTCACCTGAAACAGAAGAATAACAAGACAGAGTTCAACAAACCGGCGCAAGCGCCGAATAACGAGGAAAACCATGCCACATCTCGCAGATCTGGTTGCCAGTGCAAAGGCGGCCATAACCAGCGCCCAGGATGTTGCCGCGTTAGATAACGTACGCGTCGAATATTTAGGGAAAAAAGGGCATCTGACCCTTCAGATGACCACCCTGCGTGAGCTGCCGCCGGAAGAGCGCCCGGCCGCGGGCGCTGTTATCAACGAAGCCAAAGAGCAGGTTCAGCAAGCCCTGAACGCGCGTAAAAATGAACTGGAAAGCGCTGCGCTGAACGCACGTCTGGCGGAAGAAACGATTGACGTTTCGCTCCCGGGCCGTCGCATTGAGAATGGCGGCCTGCATCCGGTCACCCGTACCATCGACCGTATCGAAACCTTTTTCGGCAAGCTTGGTTTTACCGTGGCGACGGGCCCGGAAATTGAAGATGACTACCACAACTTCGACGCGCTGAACATTCCGGGGCATCACCCGGCGCGTGCGGACCACGACACCTTCTGGTTCGACGCCACGCGTCTGCTGCGTACTCAGACTTCCGGCGTGCAGATCCGCACCATGAAAAACCAGCAGCCGCCGATCCGCATCATCGCGCCGGGCCGCGTGTATCGTAACGACTACGATCAGACTCACACCCCGATGTTCCATCAGATGGAAGGGCTGATCGTCGATACCAATATCAGCTTTACCAACCTCAAAGGTACGCTGCATGACTTCCTGCGTAACTTCTTTGAAGAAGATTTGCAGATTCGTTTCCGTCCGTCCTACTTCCCGTTTACCGAGCCGTCCGCAGAAGTGGACGTCATGGGCAAAAACGGCAAGTGGCTGGAAGTGCTGGGCTGCGGCATGGTGCATCCGAACGTGCTGCGTAATGTCGGCATCGATCCGGAAGTTTATTCCGGCTTCGCATTCGGGATGGGCATGGAGCGTCTCACCATGCTGCGCTACGGCGTGACCGATCTGCGCGCTTTCTTCGAAAACGATCTGCGTTTCCTCAAACAGTTTAAATAAGGGCAGGACAGGACAATGAAATTTAGCGAACTGTGGTTACGCGAGTGGGTTAATCCGGCCCTCGACAGCGAGGCGCTGGCGAATCAAATCACCATGGCGGGCCTGGAAGTGGACGGCGTGGAGCCGGTTGCGGGCGCGTTTCACGGCGTGGTCGTCGGTGAAGTGGTTGAATGCGGCCAGCATCCGAATGCCGACAAACTGCGCGTCACGAAAGTGAACGTCGGCGGCGATCGTCTGCTGGATATCGTCTGCGGCGCGCCGAACTGCCGCCAGGGCCTGAAAGTGGCCGTGGCGACCGTGGGCGCGGTACTGCCGGGCGATTTTAAAATCAAAGCGGCGAAACTGCGTGGCGAGCCGTCCGAAGGGATGCTCTGCTCGTTCTCCGAACTCGGCATTTCCGACGATCATAACGGCATTATCGAACTGCCGGCAGACGCGCCGATTGGCGCTGATATCCGCGAATATCTGAAGCTTGACGATAACACCATTGAAATCAGCGTAACGCCGAACCGCGCCGACTGTCTCGGTATTATCGGTGTGGCGCGCGATGTCGCGGTGCTCAACGCCGAGCCGCTGAATGCGCCGGACATCGCGCCGGTCGCGGCCACCATCAACGATACGCTGCCGATTCAGGTCGATGCCGCAGACGCCTGCCCGCGTTATCTGGGCCGCGTCGTGAAAGGCATTGATGTGACCGCGCCGACGCCGCTGTGGATGCGTGAAAAACTGCGCCGTTGCGGCATCCGCTCTATCGATGCCGTGGTTGACGTGACCAACTACGTGCTGCTCGAACTGGGCCAGCCAATGCATGCGTTCGATCTCGACCGTATCGACGGCGGCATCGTGGTGCGTATGGCGAAAGAGGGCGAAACGCTGACGCTGCTGGATGGCAACGAGGCGACCCTGAATGCGGATACCCTGGTCATTGCCGATCACAACAAGGCGCTGGCGATGGGCGGTATTTTCGGCGGCGAGCACTCCGGTGTAAACGGCGAAACCCGTAATGTCCTGCTGGAATGCGCGTTCTTCGCGCCGCTCGCCATCACCGGCCGCGCGCGCCGTCATGGCCTGCATACCGACGCGTCTCACCGTTATGAGCGCGGCGTTGACCCGCAGTTGCAGTACAAGGCGATGGAGCGCGCCACGCGCCTGCTGCTCGATATTTGCGGCGGCGAAGCGGGCCCGGTTATCGATGTCACCCGCGAAACCCACCTGCCGACGCGCGAAACCATCACGCTGCGTCGCAGCAAACTCGATCGCCTGATTGGCCATCACATCGCGGATGCGCAGGTTACTGATATCCTCACGCGTCTCGGTTGCGACGTCACAGCAGGGCAGGACGAATGGCAGGCCATAGCGCCGTCATGGCGTTTTGACATTGCGATTGAAGAAGATTTGGTGGAAGAAGTGGCCCGCGTTTACGGCTACGACAATATTCCGAACGAGCCGGTGCAGGCCTCGCTGGTTATGGGCACCCACCGCGAAGCGGAACTGTCGCTTAAGCGCGTGAAAATGCTGCTGAACGATCATGGCTTCCAGGAAGTGATCACTTACAGCTTCGTCGATCCGAAAGTGCAGCAGCTGCTGCATCCGGGTGAAGAAGCGCTGATCCTGCCAAGCCCTATCTCCAGCGAAATGTCGGCGATGCGTCTGTCGCTCCTGACGGGCTTGCTTACTACGGTCGTGTACAACCAGAATCGCCAGCAGAGCCGTGTTCGTATCTTTGAAGCGGGCCTGCGCTTTGTGCCTGATACGCAGGCAGACCTCGGGATTCGCCAGGATCTTATGCTGGCTGGCGCGCTGTGCGGCAACCGTTATGAAGAGCACTGGGATCTGGCGAAAGGCGGCGTTGACTTCTACGATTTGAAAGGGACGCTGGAGTCGGTTCTGGAACTTACCGGTAAATTATCTGAAATTGAGTTCCGCGCTGAAGCTAATCCGGCCTTGCATCCTGGCCAAAGTGCTGCCATTTATTTAAAAGGCGAACGCATTGGTTTTATTGGCGTTGTGCATCCGGAGCTTGAGCGTAAGCTTGACCTCAATGGCCGCACGCTGGTGTTTGAGCTGCTCTGGAGCAAGGTTTCTGAACGTGCTTTACCGCAGGCGCAGGAGGTTTCCCGCTTCCCGGCGAACCGCCGCGACATCGCCGTTGTGGTGTCTGAAAACGTACCGGCAGCAGATATTTTGGCCGAGTGTAAGAAAGTTGGCGCAAATCAGGTAGTTGGCGTAAACTTATTTGACGTGTACCGCGGTAAGGGTGTTGCGGAGGGTTATAAGAGCCTTGCCATCAGCCTGATCCTTCAGGATACCGGCCGTACACTCGAAGAAGACGAGATTGCCGCTACTGTTGCGAAATGTGTAACGGCACTAAAAGAGCGATTCCAGGCATCATTGAGGGATTGAACCTATGGCGCTTACAAAAGCTGAAATGTCAGAATATCTGTTTGATAAGCTTGGGCTTAGCAAGCGGGATGCCAAAGAACTGGTAGAGCTGTTTTTCGAAGAGATCCGTCGCGCTCTGGAAAATGGCGAGCAGGTAAAACTCTCCGGTTTCGGTAATTTTGACCTGCGTGATAAGAACCAACGTCCCGGACGCAACCCGAAAACCGGTGAAGATATTCCCATTACGGCTCGCCGTGTGGTTACCTTCCGCCCGGGGCAGAAATTGAAAAGTCGCGTAGAGAACGCTTCGCCGAAAGAAAGTTAATCTGACCTGACCAAAAAGGCCGCATCCTGCGGCCTTTTTTCTTTGCCCTGCGTAAAGCGAGCCGTAAAATCAAAGGCATGAAATCTCAACTGGCCTCACTTTCCCTCTGCATCCATAGCCAACGCCGCCGCGAGCGACGCGTGTTGATGGGCCTTTCGCTGGCGCTGCTGCTGGCAGTAATGGTGAGCCTGTGCGCAGGCGACGTCTGGCTCTGGCCGACGGCGTGGTCAGGCGACGCAGGAAAACTCTTCGTCTGGCAAATCCGGCTCCCGCGAACGATCGCCGTCGTGCTGGTGGGCGCCGCGCTGGCGCTGTGCGGCGCCATGATGCAGGCGCTGTTTGAAAACCCGCTCGCCGAACCCGGCCTGCTTGGCGTCTCTAACGGCGCGGGCGTGGGACTGGTGGCCGCGGTCATGCTGGGCGGCGGCGCGCTGCCTGGCTGGGCGCTCGGGCTATGCGCTATCGCGGGCGCGCTTATCGCCACGCTTATCCTGCTACACTTCGCGAGGCGTCATCTTTCCACCAGCCGTTTGCTGCTGGCGGGCGTCGCGCTCGGCATCGTCTGTAGCGCGCTGATGACCTGGGCCGTCTACTTTTCCACCAGTCTCGATTTGCGCCAGTTAATGTACTGGATGATGGGCGGTTTCAGCGGCGTCGACTGGCAGCAGGACTGGCTGATGCTGGCGCTGCTTCCGCCGCTGGTCTGGGGCGGGATGCAGGCGAGGGCGCTCAATATGCTGGCGCTTGGCGAGATCTCTGCGCGCCAGCTCGGTCTACCGGTCTGGCTGTGGCGCAACGTGTTGGTTATCGCGACGGGCTGGCTCGCGGGCGTCAGCGTGGCGCTGGCGGGCGCGATTGGTTTTGTCGGCCTTGTCGTGCCGCATATGCTGCGTCTGTGCGGCATTGCCGACAACCGCGCGTTGCTACCCGCCGCGATGCTCGCAGGCGGCGGCGTACTGCTGGCGGCCGACATTATCGCCCGCCTGACGCTTGCGGCCGCAGAGCTGCCGATTGGCGTGGTTACCGCCACCCTGGGCGCGCCGGTATTTATCTGGCTATTATTAAAGGCTGGACGCTAGTTCCATCACACCATTCTTAAGGGGAAGCTATGCAACACGACATTCTGAATACCGAAGTGACCACCATTGACGGTGAAACCATTTCGCTTGAGCAGTACAAAGGCAAAGTCCTCCTGATCGTCAACGTCGCCTCTAAATGCGGGCTGACCCCGCAGTATGAGCAGCTGGAAAATATTCATAAAGCCTGGGAGCCGTCAGGGTTCCGCGTGCTGGGCTTCCCCTGCAACCAGTTCCTGGGCCAGGAGCCGGGCAGCGAAGACGAGATCAAAACCTTCTGCAGCACCACCTACGGCGTGACCTTCCCGATGTTCAGCAAAGTCGACGTCAACGGCGACAACCGCCATCCGCTGTATCAGAAGCTGATTGCCGCCGCGCCGAAAGCCGTCGCGCCGGAGCAGAGCGGTTTCTATGAGCGTATGGCGAGCAAAGGCCGCGCGCCGCTCTACCCGGATGACATCCTGTGGAATTTCGAAAAATTCCTGGTCGGCCGCGACGGGCATGTGATCCAGCGTTTTTCGCCGGATATGACGCCGGAAGATCCGATTGTGATGGAAGCCATTAAGCTGGCGCTGGCGAAGTAATGACGCCTTTGATGCAACTGCGTGACGTCGCAGTGGGCACCCGCCTTGGGCCGCTCAGCGCGACGCTTGAGGCGGGCGATATCGTCCATCTGGTCGGCCCCAACGGGGCGGGCAAAAGTACGCTGTTGCATCGTATGGCGGGGTTGACTGAAGGCGCAGGCGAGATCCTCTTTAACGGCACACCGATGGCGTTACTGAATACGGCAACGCTGTCGCGCCAGCGCGCCTATCTTGCCCAGCAGCAGACGCCGCCATTCGCCATGCCGGTGTGGCACTACCTGACGCTGCACGGCGGGGCGCAGTGCGCAGCCGCGCTGGAGGAGGTGGCGCACAGCCTGATGCTCGACGACAAATTGACGCGTCCGGTTAACGCGCTTTCCGGCGGCGAGTGGCAGCGCGTGCGCCTTGCCGCCGTTATCCTGCAAGTCCATCCGCGCAATCATGCCCACGGCAGGCTGCTGATTCTGGACGAACCGATGAACAGTCTGGACGTCGCGCAGCAGGCCGCGCTCGACCGGCTGTTGTTGACGCTGCCGCAGGCGGGCATTGCGGTGGTGATGAGCAGTCACGATCTCAACCATACGCTGCGCCACGCCCACCGCGTCTGGCTGCTGCGCGATGGCAAAATGCTCGCGCAGGGCGCGCGCGACGAGGTGATGACGCCATCGCGGCTCGGCGAGGCTTACGGCCTGCCGTTTCGCCGTCTTCAGGTGGACGGCCACAGTGTGCTTATCAATGCGCTCTGAGCGCGACCATCTTGCCAGCAGACGCGCTGGCGGCTACATTAGCGAAAAATCATAAGGCCAGAGGATTTGCCTGAAAAATGCGGCTATGGATCTTTCTTGTTGCGACGCTGCTGCTGGCGGGATGTAGCTCCCACCGCGCGCCGCCGCCGAACGCACGCCTTTCCGACTCCATCACCGTGATTGCCGAACTCAACGACCAGCTTAACCACTGGTACGGCACGCCTTACCGCTACGGCGGCATGAGCCGCGGCGGGGTAGACTGCTCCGGCTTCGTGATGATGACCTTCCGCGACCGCTTCTCGCTGAGGCTACCGCGCGAAACCCGCCAGCAGGCGGAGATCGGCACCGAAATCGATAAAGACGATCTGTTGCCGGGCGATTTGGTCTTTTTTAAAACCGGCTCCGGGCAAAACGGTCTCCATGTCGGTATCTACGACACTGATAACCAGTTTATCCACGCCTCCACCAGCCGCGGCGTGATGCGCTCTTCTTTAGATAACGTCTACTGGCGCAAGAAGTTCTGGCAGGCGCGCCGTATCTAGTTTTCGCCCGCTGCGTCCGCGGCGGGTTTCTCTTCTTATCCTTTATTTTGTCGTTTTTTTAAACATAATGAGAGCGCTCTCACAAAGGGCGTGTGCCGTCTGAGCTACAGTAAATCTGTATTGAGAGCGCTCTCATTTTAACGTCACGCAACGGGGGATTTCGCATGTATCACGCAACACGGGGTGCACCATGAGTCTCTATTCCGGATTAATGGCGCTGGTCGAGCGCCATATCGCGCCGCTTGCCGGACGCATCGGTACCCAGCGGCATATCATCGCTATTCGCGATGGTTTCATCTGCGCCATGCCGTTTCTCATTATCGGCAGCATCATGCTTATCATCGCCAATCCGCCGTTTGATCAGGCGACGACTTCCGCGTTCGGCAGGCTCTGGCTCGGCTTTGCCAAAGCGCACTGGAACACCATCACCATGCCATTTTTTATGACGATCGGGTTGATGAGCCTTTTTGTCTCCATCGGAACGGCGTATAGCCTGGCGAAATCGTACCAGCTGGACGGGCTGACGGCCGGGCTCTTGTCTATGACCGCTTTTTTGCTTGCCGCCGCGCCGCAGGTGGATAACAAACTGTCGCTTGATTTTCTCGGCGGGCAGGGCGTGTTTACCGCGCTGTTATGCGCTATCTGGTCGGTTGAGCTGACGCGGCTTCTAAAAAAATATGGCATCACGCTGCGCCTGCCGGAACAGGTGCCGCCCGCTATCGCGCGCTCGTTTGATCTGCTGTTGCCGATGACCGGCATTCTGCTGACCGTCTATCCACTGAGCCTCGTGATGCAAAGCGAATTCCAGATGCTTATCCCGGCGGCGGTCATGCAGCTTTTCCAGCCGGTGATCGCCGCAGGCGACAGCCTGCCTGCGATTTTGCTCTGCGTACTGCTGGCGAATCTGCTGTGGTTTGCCGGTATCCACGGCGACAACCTGGTGCAAGGGTTACTGAATCCGCTGTTCATGGCGAATATCGCGGCCAACGCGGCGCTGATAGCCCAGGGCGCGCCAGCTACGCAGATCCTCACGGCCCCGTTCTGGGCATTCTATGTGTGTATTGGCGGCTCCGGCTCGACGCTGGTGCTGGCGCTGCTGTACCTGCGCAGCCGCTCAGCGCATCTGAAAACAATCGGGCGGCTCAGCCTGGCGCCCGCGCTCTTTAACATTAACGAGCCGCTGCTGTTCGGGTCGCCCGTGGTGATGAACCCGACGCTGTTTGTGCCGCTGCTGCTGGTGCCGCTGGTCAACGCCGTGCTGGCCTGGGCAGCGCTGGAGATGGATCTGGTGCAGAAAATGGTGGCGATGGCCCCCTGGACTGCGCCCGCGCCGCTTGGCGCCATGATCTCAGCCGCCTGGGATATGCGCGCCGCGCTGCTGGTGGTGGTTTTGCTGGCGGTTGACGGACTGCTCTGGTACCCCTTTTTTAAAGTGTATGAAAAACAACTGATCGGCCAGGAGCAGGCGCGTGAAGGCGACGCCGTTACCGCTCCGGCGCAGACCAACGGGAGAACCTCATGACTGAACAGGCTATCAAAATCGCCATCATCGGCGGCGGCAGCAGCTATACGCCGGAGCTGGTGGAAGGGCTTATCGCCCGCAAAGAAAGCATCGCGCTGCATGAACTCGCGCTGGTGGATGTCGAACCGGGGCGCGAGAAAGTAGAGATCATCGCAGGACTGACGCGCCGGATGCTCGACAAAAACGGCCTGACGCACGTACGCGT
Encoded proteins:
- the btuC gene encoding Vitamin B12 import system permease protein btuC, translated to MSLCAGDVWLWPTAWSGDAGKLFVWQIRLPRTIAVVLVGAALALCGAMMQALFENPLAEPGLLGVSNGAGVGLVAAVMLGGGALPGWALGLCAIAGALIATLILLHFARRHLSTSRLLLAGVALGIVCSALMTWAVYFSTSLDLRQLMYWMMGGFSGVDWQQDWLMLALLPPLVWGGMQARALNMLALGEISARQLGLPVWLWRNVLVIATGWLAGVSVALAGAIGFVGLVVPHMLRLCGIADNRALLPAAMLAGGGVLLAADIIARLTLAAAELPIGVVTATLGAPVFIWLLLKAGR
- the btuD gene encoding Vitamin B12 import ATP-binding protein btuD; this translates as MTPLMQLRDVAVGTRLGPLSATLEAGDIVHLVGPNGAGKSTLLHRMAGLTEGAGEILFNGTPMALLNTATLSRQRAYLAQQQTPPFAMPVWHYLTLHGGAQCAAALEEVAHSLMLDDKLTRPVNALSGGEWQRVRLAAVILQVHPRNHAHGRLLILDEPMNSLDVAQQAALDRLLLTLPQAGIAVVMSSHDLNHTLRHAHRVWLLRDGKMLAQGARDEVMTPSRLGEAYGLPFRRLQVDGHSVLINAL
- the ihfA gene encoding Integration host factor subunit alpha, which produces MALTKAEMSEYLFDKLGLSKRDAKELVELFFEEIRRALENGEQVKLSGFGNFDLRDKNQRPGRNPKTGEDIPITARRVVTFRPGQKLKSRVENASPKES
- the pheT gene encoding Phenylalanyl-tRNA synthetase beta chain, which codes for MKFSELWLREWVNPALDSEALANQITMAGLEVDGVEPVAGAFHGVVVGEVVECGQHPNADKLRVTKVNVGGDRLLDIVCGAPNCRQGLKVAVATVGAVLPGDFKIKAAKLRGEPSEGMLCSFSELGISDDHNGIIELPADAPIGADIREYLKLDDNTIEISVTPNRADCLGIIGVARDVAVLNAEPLNAPDIAPVAATINDTLPIQVDAADACPRYLGRVVKGIDVTAPTPLWMREKLRRCGIRSIDAVVDVTNYVLLELGQPMHAFDLDRIDGGIVVRMAKEGETLTLLDGNEATLNADTLVIADHNKALAMGGIFGGEHSGVNGETRNVLLECAFFAPLAITGRARRHGLHTDASHRYERGVDPQLQYKAMERATRLLLDICGGEAGPVIDVTRETHLPTRETITLRRSKLDRLIGHHIADAQVTDILTRLGCDVTAGQDEWQAIAPSWRFDIAIEEDLVEEVARVYGYDNIPNEPVQASLVMGTHREAELSLKRVKMLLNDHGFQEVITYSFVDPKVQQLLHPGEEALILPSPISSEMSAMRLSLLTGLLTTVVYNQNRQQSRVRIFEAGLRFVPDTQADLGIRQDLMLAGALCGNRYEEHWDLAKGGVDFYDLKGTLESVLELTGKLSEIEFRAEANPALHPGQSAAIYLKGERIGFIGVVHPELERKLDLNGRTLVFELLWSKVSERALPQAQEVSRFPANRRDIAVVVSENVPAADILAECKKVGANQVVGVNLFDVYRGKGVAEGYKSLAISLILQDTGRTLEEDEIAATVAKCVTALKERFQASLRD
- the btuE gene encoding Vitamin B12 transport periplasmic protein btuE, which codes for MQHDILNTEVTTIDGETISLEQYKGKVLLIVNVASKCGLTPQYEQLENIHKAWEPSGFRVLGFPCNQFLGQEPGSEDEIKTFCSTTYGVTFPMFSKVDVNGDNRHPLYQKLIAAAPKAVAPEQSGFYERMASKGRAPLYPDDILWNFEKFLVGRDGHVIQRFSPDMTPEDPIVMEAIKLALAK
- the pheS gene encoding Phenylalanyl-tRNA synthetase alpha chain; this translates as MPHLADLVASAKAAITSAQDVAALDNVRVEYLGKKGHLTLQMTTLRELPPEERPAAGAVINEAKEQVQQALNARKNELESAALNARLAEETIDVSLPGRRIENGGLHPVTRTIDRIETFFGKLGFTVATGPEIEDDYHNFDALNIPGHHPARADHDTFWFDATRLLRTQTSGVQIRTMKNQQPPIRIIAPGRVYRNDYDQTHTPMFHQMEGLIVDTNISFTNLKGTLHDFLRNFFEEDLQIRFRPSYFPFTEPSAEVDVMGKNGKWLEVLGCGMVHPNVLRNVGIDPEVYSGFAFGMGMERLTMLRYGVTDLRAFFENDLRFLKQFK
- the nlpC gene encoding Probable lipoprotein nlpC; amino-acid sequence: MRLWIFLVATLLLAGCSSHRAPPPNARLSDSITVIAELNDQLNHWYGTPYRYGGMSRGGVDCSGFVMMTFRDRFSLRLPRETRQQAEIGTEIDKDDLLPGDLVFFKTGSGQNGLHVGIYDTDNQFIHASTSRGVMRSSLDNVYWRKKFWQARRI